Proteins encoded together in one Anguilla anguilla isolate fAngAng1 chromosome 9, fAngAng1.pri, whole genome shotgun sequence window:
- the LOC118236199 gene encoding capping protein inhibiting regulator of actin dynamics-like isoform X2: protein MASGLSDVAANQEPTGTPDECPGKKRSKFQAFKKLFAKNKQNEAPSPTGVTVLKSSQSTDDVITPEPLLVQSNTDHDSASKVNMGTKALSRDSVFVSESPSSEPNDGLISSQENIHGEVKSLQVLYLPQIQDDFAESLRGFLQLKQAICVGPHPAVICPKKGDDTGALSEDDGLPHSPPEIYTLHTVLAGSSHRSSNPIQRTSSLSLEGSDTDNDQLYCDASSRPATPLMSLPVDFSQPASPAGCLDSSAAHHRIAIKHKAFAKRKPARRKMSDGSKSMVLGEALGLNEELSVGSTEPDAEEQGCKAVPVEQMHTGEDSFEDQGERTEAQHLSRFQQTGEDPGIVVQLFLREGEQSAVQDLSDMGSQHMGMSHSITKCKLDTEEILPALVQEFQQPLQTWGEVNDGEPGPLPLEMPSSMECTPTLLPASEPEGEVPETQQGCRLEVSLGEGQATPDVPHVEELSSPGREGVSPEQNEEGREKLGRCDGEKEFASHTGDQTHCLPEEGKEEKEEGEQQCLSEKEEEEEGEEQCLSQREEELEDDCMKAEVEVATHVYWQDSPRQEKEKEAVQDSADEAGLLSNTYSKCGSNTSLECTMEFSWSVQAVEGGKCTPEPPIMSSLNSDSVLPCLEETSSTTANISLRVDSEPSTEKHDLSQASDDLRKPQACPGSKAHFTIAPAWQRLLPTGSSKELFFTALVEPEAFEDSPHGARDPHHKMMDQNEGLLHPQEADALSWPDKAQSAALLSTPRGHSPEEVASAENPFGVKLRGTSALLRYSASGSSVVLENATPKEPFNPPQLPVFQLRNTKSSPLNKVDDTTAKVKKTPELGLDAPERKVASASWIFAARQKQKVFKNSLQEETPTRQSPLEIEPKRKILLPISLNQTNAEQPEPSSSPLTAISCSREISRPATVEEGKSALSHSHPPSPLGQEEPPWLAQAKKKAKAWSEMPQTVQ from the exons ATGGCTTCAGGGCTATCAGATGTGGCAGCAAACCAGGAGCCAACAGGCACTCCAGATGAATGCCCAG GAAAGAAAAGGTCAAAATTCCAGGCATTTAAGAAGTTATTTgccaagaacaaacaaaatgaggCTCCCTCACCCACCGGGGTTACTGTTCTGAAGTCCAGTCAGTCcacagatgatgtcatcaccccTGAGCCCTTGCTGGTCCAGTCCAACACTGACCATGACTCAGC GTCTAAGGTTAACATGGGAACCAAGGCCTTGTCACGTGACAGTGTCTTCGTTTCTGAGTCGCCTTCATCTGAACCCAACGATGGCTTGATCTCCTCACAGGAGAACATTCATGGGGAAGTCAAGTCTCTGCAGGTACTTTATCTTCCACAAATCCAG GATGACTTTGCTGAGAGTTTACGTGGGTTTCTGCAACTGAAGCAGGCCATCTGTGTGGGGCCCCACCCAGCCGTCATCTGCCCAAAGAAAGGGGATGACACAGGGGCCTTGTCAGAGGATGATGGCCTGCCTCACAGTCCTCCAGAGATCTACACCCTCCACACAGTGCTAGCAGGGTCATCCCACAGG TCCTCAAACCCTATCCAAAGAACCAGTTCATTGAGTCTTGAGGGATCGGACACTGACAATGACCAG tTGTACTGTGACGCCTCTTCCAGGCCAGCCACCCCTCTCATGTCCCTCCCAGTGGACTTCAGCCAGCCCGCCAGTCCAGCTGGTTGTTTAGATAGTTCAGCTGCCCACCACCGTATTGCCATCAAGCACAAGGCCTTCGCTAAACGGAAGCCTGCCAGG AGGAAGATGTCAGATGGCAGTAAATCAATGGTTTTGGGTGAAGCGCTGGGGCTAAATGAAGAACTGAGCGTAGGCAGCACAGAGCCAGATGCAGAAGAACAGGGATGCAAAG CTGTGCCGGTGGAGCAGATGCATACAGGTGAAGACAGTTTTGAGGATCAGGGAGAAAGGACAGAAGCCCAGCATCTCTCAAGGTTCCAGCAGACAGGAGAGGATCCTGGAATTGTGGTCCAGCTCTTtctgagagagggggaacagAGTGCTGTACAGGATCTCTCTGATATGGGATCCCAGCACATGGGTATGTCTCATTCCATCACCAAGTGCAAACTGGACACAGAGGAAATCCTCCCAGCTTTGGTCCAGGAGTTCCAGCAGCCCCTTCAGACATGGGGTGAGGTGAACGATGGGGAACCTGGTCCATTGCCTCTGGAGATGCCCAGTTCTATGGAGTGTACCCCCACCCTCCTGCCTGCCTCAGAGCCTGAGGGCGAGGTCCCAGAGACACAGCAGGGGTGCAGATTGGAGGTCAGTTTAGGTGAGGGTCAAGCTACCCCAGACGTTCCCCATGTTGAGGAACTCTCGTCACCTGGCCGTGAAGGAGTCAGCCCAGAACAAAATGAAGAGGGGCGTGAGAAATTGGGAAGGTGTGATGGGGAAAAGGAATTTGCCAGCCACACTGGAGATCAAACTCACTGTTTGCCTgaggaggggaaagaggagaaggaggaaggagAACAGCAGTGTTTGtctgagaaggaggaggaggaggaaggggaagagCAGTGTTTGTctcagagggaggaggagcttGAGGATGACTGCATGAAAGCAGAGGTGGAGGTGGCCACACACGTCTATTGGCAGGATTCCCCAaggcaggagaaggagaaggaggctgTCCAGGACTCTGCAGATGAAGCAGGCTTGCTGTCCAACACCTATTCCAAGTGTGGTAGCAATACAAGCTTGGAATGCACCATGGAGTTCTCTTGGTCTGTCCAAGCCGTGGAAGGGGGCAAATGTACTCCTGAGCCACCAATCATGAGCTCACTCAACTCAGACTCTGTCCTGCCATGCCTAGAAGAAACCAGTTCAACCACAGCAAACATTTCTTTGAGGGTTGACTCAGAACCCAGCACAGAGAAACATGATCTCTCACAAGCCTCAGATGATCTTAGGAAACCACAAGCCTGTCCAGGGAGCAAAGCACACTTCACTATCGCCCCTGCCTGGCAGAGATTACTACCGACAGGCAGCTCCAAAGAGCTGTTTTTCACTGCCCTTGTGGAACCTGAGGCATTCGAGGATTCGCCACATGGTGCAAGAGACCCTCACCACAAGATGATGGACCAGAATGAGGGACTCTTGCACCCTCAGGAGGCAGATGCCCTGTCTTGGCCTGATAAGGCCCAAAGTGCAGCACTCCTCTCTACACCTCGAGGCCACTCACCTGAAGAGGTGGCTAGTGCAGAGAATCCGTTTGGGGTCAAGCTAAGGGGGACCTCAGCTTTGCTCCGCTACAGCGCTTCTGGCTCATCGGTGGTCCTGGAAAACGCTACACCAAAAGAACCGTTCAACCCACCACAATTACCCGTATTTCAGCTTCGCAACACCAAATCCTCCCCTCTCAATAAGGTGGACGACACCACTGCCAAAGTCAAAAAGACACCAG AGCTGGGGCTTGATGCACCTGAAAGAAAGGTGGCTTCAGCAAGCTGGATCTTTGCCGCCAGGCAGAAGCAGAAAGTCTTCAAAAACAGCTTGCAGGAAGAGACGCCTACGAGACAATCCCCTTTAGAG ATTGAACCAAAGAGGAAAATATTGTTGCCAATATCGCTAAATCAGACCAACGCAGAACAGCCAGAGCCTTCAAGTTCACCATTAACAG CAATATCCTGCTCCCGAGAGATCTCCAGACCTGCAACTGTGGAAGAGGGGAAGAGTGCCCTGTctcactcccaccccccctctcctctgggCCAGGAGGAGCCTCCCTGGCTGGCACAGGCCAAGAAGAAGGCCAAAGCTTGGAGCGAGATGCCCCAGACAGTGCAGTAA